A region of Peromyscus leucopus breed LL Stock unplaced genomic scaffold, UCI_PerLeu_2.1 scaffold_1238, whole genome shotgun sequence DNA encodes the following proteins:
- the LOC114687403 gene encoding cytochrome P450 3A25-like, whose product MEITAQSFVFIFAGYEATSTSISFVMYQLATHPAVQKKLQDEIDRALPNKAPVTYDALMDMEYLDMVQQGEQGQHQSLCIPALRDRTQELPWHEVCPHQYEIRCRQSPAELHPPAL is encoded by the exons ATGGAGATCACAGCCcaatcatttgttttcatttttgctggCTATGAAGCCACAAGCACGTCCATTTCCTTCGTGATGTATCAACTGGCTACTCACCCTGCTGTGCAGAAGAAACTTCAGGATGAGATTGACAGAGCTCTGCCCAATAAG gcacCTGTCACCTATGATGCCCTGATGGACATGGAGTACCTGGACATG gttcagcaaggagAACAAGGGCAGCATCAATCCTTATGTATACCTGCCCTTCGGGATCGGACCCAGGAACTGCCTTGGCATGAGGTTTGCCCTCATCAGTATGAAATTCGCTGTCGTCAGAGTCCTGCAGAACTTCACCCTCCAGCCTTGTGA